A window of the Bacteroides thetaiotaomicron VPI-5482 genome harbors these coding sequences:
- a CDS encoding putative Ig domain-containing protein gives MNQTRCIVILSILALFVASVSVAGNISLPDASQKVFEGKPCINSPRAIGNYPASPFLFYIPTTGQRPMEWSAEKLPKGLKLDSKTGIITGSVASKGEYTVTLKAKNALGTSTEKLVIRIGDDLLLTPPMGWNSWNTFGRHLTEELVLQTADALVANGMRDLGYSYINIDDFWQLPERGADGHLQINKDKFPRGIKYVADYLHERGFKLGIYSDATDKTCGGVCGSYGYEEVDAKDFASWGVDLLKYDYCNAPVDRVEAMERYAKMGKALRGTGRSIVFSICEWGQREPWKWAKQVGGHLWRVSGDIGDVWNREANKLGGLRGILNILEINAPLSEYGGPSGWNDPDMLVVGIGGKSMSIGYESEGCTHEQYKSHFALWCMMASPLLCGNDVRSMNDSTLQVLLDRDLIAINQDVLGKQAERSIRADHYDIWVKPLADGRKAVACFNRADTPRTIELNSKTVEDLSLEQVYSLDSRSMENAANNIMVDLAPYQCKVYICGKPKK, from the coding sequence ATGAATCAAACACGTTGTATCGTAATTTTGTCTATTCTTGCTCTTTTTGTAGCAAGCGTATCTGTTGCCGGAAATATCTCTCTACCGGATGCTTCTCAAAAGGTTTTTGAAGGAAAACCATGTATTAACTCTCCCCGGGCGATTGGCAATTATCCTGCCAGTCCTTTCCTCTTTTATATTCCTACTACCGGTCAGCGGCCGATGGAATGGAGTGCGGAGAAACTTCCGAAAGGATTGAAACTGGATTCGAAAACAGGGATTATCACAGGATCAGTAGCTTCTAAAGGTGAATATACCGTCACTCTTAAAGCTAAGAACGCATTGGGGACCAGTACGGAAAAGCTCGTGATCCGCATTGGTGATGACCTGTTGCTGACTCCTCCCATGGGTTGGAACAGTTGGAATACTTTCGGGCGACATCTCACCGAAGAGTTGGTTTTGCAAACTGCGGATGCGCTGGTAGCCAACGGAATGCGGGATTTAGGCTATTCCTATATTAACATCGACGACTTCTGGCAGTTGCCCGAACGGGGAGCTGACGGACATTTGCAGATTAATAAAGATAAGTTCCCGCGTGGAATAAAGTATGTGGCAGATTATCTGCACGAGCGCGGTTTCAAACTCGGAATTTATTCGGATGCAACCGATAAGACTTGTGGCGGTGTATGCGGCAGTTACGGCTACGAAGAAGTGGATGCGAAAGATTTCGCTTCGTGGGGTGTCGATTTGTTGAAGTATGATTATTGCAATGCTCCTGTCGACCGGGTGGAGGCTATGGAGCGCTATGCAAAGATGGGAAAGGCGTTGCGTGGTACGGGACGTTCCATCGTGTTCTCCATTTGTGAGTGGGGACAGCGCGAACCTTGGAAATGGGCAAAACAGGTAGGCGGACATTTGTGGCGCGTTTCGGGAGATATAGGCGATGTCTGGAACCGGGAAGCCAACAAGTTGGGCGGGCTTCGTGGTATCCTGAATATTCTTGAAATCAATGCTCCTTTGAGTGAATATGGCGGTCCTTCCGGTTGGAATGATCCGGATATGCTGGTAGTTGGTATCGGTGGTAAGAGTATGAGTATCGGATATGAATCGGAAGGTTGCACCCACGAACAGTATAAGTCTCATTTTGCATTATGGTGTATGATGGCTTCTCCATTACTTTGCGGAAATGACGTGCGAAGTATGAATGACAGTACATTGCAGGTTCTGTTGGATAGGGACCTGATTGCTATCAACCAGGATGTGTTGGGCAAGCAGGCGGAGCGCAGCATCCGTGCAGATCATTATGATATTTGGGTAAAGCCGTTGGCTGACGGTCGCAAAGCGGTAGCTTGTTTTAACCGGGCGGATACTCCACGTACTATAGAATTAAATTCAAAAACGGTGGAAGACCTGTCTTTGGAGCAGGTGTATAGCCTTGACAGCCGTTCTATGGAAAATGCTGCGAATAACATAATGGTGGACTTGGCGCCTTACCAATGCAAGGTTTATATCTGTGGAAAGCCGAAAAAATAG
- a CDS encoding HU family DNA-binding protein, with translation MALEYVVTKRVFGFDKDKNEKYVAKSVRSGRVSFSKMCGKVSRLCGVHRKVVDLVVSGLVDMMAEDIDDGKSVQMGEFGIFSPTIRAKSADDEKEVSSKSIVQRKILFYPGKIFKTTLDDMSITRRAELDTDYTDGSSNNGSGSEKPNPGGDGGKDDEEAPDPTV, from the coding sequence ATGGCTTTAGAGTATGTAGTAACAAAAAGAGTGTTCGGTTTTGACAAGGACAAAAACGAAAAGTATGTAGCAAAGTCGGTTCGTTCCGGCAGAGTAAGTTTTTCCAAGATGTGTGGCAAGGTGAGCCGTCTTTGTGGAGTTCACCGCAAGGTAGTGGATCTGGTCGTCAGCGGTCTTGTCGATATGATGGCGGAGGACATTGACGACGGAAAGAGCGTTCAGATGGGTGAGTTCGGCATCTTCAGCCCTACCATTCGCGCTAAGAGTGCGGATGACGAGAAGGAAGTATCATCTAAGTCAATCGTCCAAAGAAAGATCCTTTTCTATCCTGGAAAAATATTCAAGACCACGTTGGATGATATGAGTATTACCCGTCGTGCGGAGTTGGATACGGACTATACGGACGGAAGTAGTAACAATGGTAGCGGCAGTGAGAAACCTAATCCCGGTGGGGACGGAGGCAAAGATGACGAAGAAGCCCCGGACCCGACTGTATAA
- a CDS encoding helix-turn-helix domain-containing protein: MSSICQGTWDCQNCPKAVDNAIAHIIHPRGYHQPARKCEENFILFLIRGEVLVNSQEYAGTMLRAGEFILQAIGSKFEMLAMTECECIYYRFIQPELFCDFRFNHIMKEVSSPLIYSPLKIIPELKYFLDGSKSYLSESKVCRDLLSLKRKELAFVLGYYYSDYDLASLVHPLSKYTSTFQYFILQNYKKVKTVEELAQLGGYTVSTLRRIFNNVFHEPVYEWMQARRKEGILDELLNTNNSISEICYKYGFESLPHFSNFCKKFFGASPRMLRTNKKTI; encoded by the coding sequence ATGTCATCTATCTGTCAAGGTACTTGGGATTGTCAGAACTGCCCGAAAGCCGTAGACAATGCTATTGCTCACATTATTCATCCAAGAGGCTATCACCAACCAGCCCGGAAATGTGAGGAAAACTTCATCCTTTTTTTGATAAGAGGTGAGGTATTGGTTAATAGTCAAGAATATGCAGGTACGATGCTGAGAGCAGGTGAATTTATTCTTCAGGCTATCGGTTCAAAATTTGAGATGCTTGCCATGACTGAGTGCGAATGTATTTATTATCGTTTCATTCAGCCGGAACTATTCTGTGACTTCCGTTTCAATCATATTATGAAGGAGGTGTCTTCACCATTAATCTATTCACCATTAAAGATAATCCCTGAATTGAAATATTTTTTGGATGGCTCTAAATCCTATTTGAGTGAAAGTAAAGTTTGTCGGGACTTGCTGTCGTTAAAGCGCAAGGAACTGGCATTTGTATTGGGGTACTATTATTCAGACTATGATTTGGCAAGCTTGGTACATCCACTCTCTAAATACACTTCCACTTTCCAGTACTTCATCCTTCAAAACTATAAGAAAGTAAAAACAGTGGAAGAACTTGCCCAACTTGGCGGCTATACTGTCAGTACCCTGCGGCGTATCTTCAATAATGTATTCCACGAACCGGTATACGAATGGATGCAGGCGCGACGTAAGGAAGGTATTTTGGACGAGTTGCTTAATACAAACAACAGTATCTCTGAAATATGCTATAAATATGGCTTTGAATCTCTGCCACACTTCTCCAATTTCTGTAAGAAATTCTTCGGTGCTTCTCCACGCATGCTAAGAACAAACAAAAAGACCATCTGA
- a CDS encoding DUF3575 domain-containing protein, giving the protein MKHGIYTCVILMAFLALSESVYAVVPVFTVASDTIRRVVIYFDQEETDVDSCYKTNNQEINVLDSLLEERINSRYITALNVVTFVSPDGDSVYNAALSVRRNNSMREFLRQRYPYVDVEKIKLTSEGEDWSELRKLVASDSDLPDREEVLMLIDYHRDNIVKRKELLQKLNQGMAYRYIVRNVLPKLRRAEITVVRKVPEMEKNIFEPVSSVSGLFVSKQEEALPSDQPDKPEGESKESMAYEVVVSEAEGPVESKTVLAVKNNLLYDLALAPNLEVEIPVGKRWSLNAEYKCPWWLNSKHNFCYQLLSGGVEGRCWLGNRQKRNRLTGHFVGLYAEGGIYDFQWKGDGYRGDYYGAAGVTYGYARQLARHLSLEFSFGIGYLTTEYKKYTPYEGDIVWTTSGRYNFIGPTKAKVSLVWLIKRGR; this is encoded by the coding sequence ATGAAACACGGAATCTATACATGCGTTATTCTCATGGCATTTCTTGCTTTATCAGAAAGTGTGTATGCAGTGGTTCCGGTTTTCACGGTTGCGAGTGACACTATCAGGCGGGTGGTGATATATTTCGATCAGGAAGAAACAGATGTTGATTCCTGTTATAAAACTAATAATCAAGAAATTAATGTTTTAGATTCTTTGCTTGAGGAAAGAATAAATTCAAGATATATCACTGCGCTCAATGTGGTCACTTTTGTATCGCCTGACGGAGATTCGGTTTATAATGCCGCATTATCTGTCCGAAGAAACAATTCGATGAGAGAGTTCTTAAGGCAACGTTATCCGTATGTTGATGTCGAAAAGATTAAACTTACTTCTGAAGGAGAAGACTGGTCTGAACTTCGTAAGTTGGTGGCGTCGGATTCAGACTTGCCGGACCGGGAAGAAGTCTTGATGTTGATAGATTATCATCGGGATAACATCGTGAAGCGAAAAGAACTGTTGCAGAAGTTGAATCAGGGAATGGCTTACCGATATATTGTCCGCAACGTGTTACCTAAGTTGAGACGCGCTGAGATTACGGTTGTCCGCAAAGTTCCGGAAATGGAAAAGAATATTTTTGAACCGGTATCTTCTGTCTCCGGATTGTTTGTTTCAAAGCAGGAAGAGGCGCTTCCGAGCGATCAACCTGATAAGCCGGAGGGAGAAAGTAAAGAGAGTATGGCTTATGAGGTGGTAGTGTCGGAGGCAGAAGGGCCGGTTGAAAGTAAAACGGTGCTTGCAGTGAAGAATAATCTGTTGTACGACTTGGCGTTGGCGCCAAATCTGGAAGTAGAGATTCCGGTAGGCAAAAGGTGGTCTTTAAATGCTGAATACAAATGCCCGTGGTGGCTCAACAGTAAACACAATTTCTGTTATCAGCTTCTTTCGGGAGGAGTGGAAGGACGTTGCTGGTTGGGCAATCGTCAGAAGCGCAACCGGTTGACAGGGCATTTTGTTGGGCTTTATGCTGAAGGTGGAATTTACGATTTCCAGTGGAAGGGCGACGGTTATCGGGGCGATTATTACGGAGCTGCGGGAGTGACCTACGGGTATGCGAGGCAACTGGCTCGCCATCTGTCGCTCGAATTTAGCTTCGGCATCGGGTATCTGACAACAGAATATAAGAAATATACTCCTTACGAGGGGGATATCGTGTGGACAACTAGTGGACGTTATAACTTTATAGGTCCTACCAAGGCGAAAGTCTCTCTGGTATGGCTGATAAAAAGAGGGAGATAA
- a CDS encoding DUF4248 domain-containing protein: protein MRGILSFAALAAMYFPGCTTSKNAVHCLSRWIKGCNPLVKELIPTGYLPYNHRFLTSKQYKIITKHLGDPYED from the coding sequence ATGAGAGGAATCTTATCTTTTGCTGCACTGGCTGCGATGTACTTCCCCGGATGTACAACGAGTAAAAATGCGGTGCATTGTCTCAGCCGATGGATTAAAGGTTGTAACCCGTTGGTCAAAGAACTTATACCGACAGGTTACTTGCCGTACAATCACCGGTTTTTGACATCAAAACAGTATAAGATCATAACAAAACATCTAGGAGATCCTTATGAGGATTAG
- a CDS encoding fimbrillin family protein translates to MKKILLAIAAVATITGCSQSEEFENPGQKAEINFSTAVTRATALDTEGLQNAGFQVYAYNTGTTEMSTTAVLPSSAWIANKATYASTWSVAGGPYYWPLDENLQFFAYSPSDGVTYTGPDGTIAGYPKFTYKVGDTAADQKDLVISSVLNQTKETDKTAPVVSLNFKHALTQINVQVIKGSTDYTYEFAADNAVTISGIKGEGTFAYTGADTGDWTPEGTEATYTYTLGDFTDGTSAIVPGNALMLIPQDITDAKITIRYNTKKGDSYIFKGSKEIPLKSTTAWAFGTKILYKLTLPVGGEEVKIEATAAKWDTEKPETTEPSV, encoded by the coding sequence ATGAAAAAGATTTTATTGGCTATTGCAGCAGTTGCAACAATTACAGGTTGTTCACAGAGTGAAGAGTTTGAGAATCCGGGACAAAAGGCGGAAATTAATTTTAGTACAGCAGTAACTAGAGCAACTGCACTTGATACAGAAGGTTTACAAAATGCTGGTTTCCAGGTTTATGCATATAATACAGGAACGACAGAAATGTCTACTACTGCGGTTCTTCCGTCTTCAGCATGGATAGCTAATAAGGCAACTTATGCTAGTACTTGGTCAGTAGCAGGAGGTCCGTATTACTGGCCATTAGATGAAAATTTACAGTTTTTTGCTTATTCTCCGTCAGATGGAGTTACATATACTGGTCCTGATGGTACTATTGCGGGATATCCTAAATTTACTTATAAAGTAGGGGATACGGCTGCCGATCAAAAAGACTTAGTTATTTCGTCCGTGTTGAATCAGACTAAGGAAACGGATAAAACAGCACCAGTTGTTTCGTTAAATTTTAAACATGCATTGACTCAAATTAATGTTCAGGTGATTAAAGGAAGTACAGATTATACCTACGAATTTGCAGCTGATAATGCTGTTACAATAAGTGGCATTAAAGGCGAAGGAACCTTTGCTTATACAGGAGCTGACACTGGCGATTGGACGCCAGAAGGCACTGAAGCGACGTATACATATACTTTAGGTGATTTTACTGACGGGACAAGTGCCATTGTTCCTGGTAATGCACTGATGTTGATACCACAAGATATTACTGATGCTAAAATAACGATTAGGTATAACACAAAGAAGGGCGATAGCTATATATTTAAAGGATCAAAAGAGATTCCTTTGAAGTCTACCACAGCATGGGCTTTTGGAACTAAAATTTTGTATAAGCTGACTTTACCGGTTGGTGGTGAAGAAGTAAAGATCGAAGCGACAGCTGCTAAATGGGATACTGAAAAGCCTGAAACTACCGAACCTAGCGTTTAA
- a CDS encoding IS110 family transposase: MNYSHFVGLDVGKKTFDASLMSADEKELSHKSFDNTPTGIQSLLDWIAGYHLSLSKLLFCAENMGSYVTELSVSSVSMGFSLALVCPLTIKKSIGLQRGKNDRIDAKRIANYAVLHYRKLELYKLPDKDLVRLRGWIIIRDNLVKQKVSSIKLLETFSWMAKLADVTESISFLEEQLKSIKERILEVEEDMEQLIAASTSLYTNYLLLRSIKGIGIINAIVLLCVTDNFQRFDNPRKFACYCGVAPFEHTSGISIRGKTQTSSLANKEVKVYLTRAAITAISWDPQMKAYYKRKIAEGKHKASVINAVRAKIIARSFAVIRRQTPFVTLAV, translated from the coding sequence ATGAATTATTCTCATTTTGTAGGTCTTGATGTAGGAAAAAAAACTTTCGATGCATCATTAATGTCCGCAGACGAAAAAGAGTTGTCTCACAAGTCTTTTGATAACACTCCAACTGGGATCCAATCTTTATTGGATTGGATAGCTGGTTATCATCTCTCTTTATCCAAACTCTTGTTCTGTGCTGAAAACATGGGAAGTTATGTCACAGAGTTATCTGTTTCCAGTGTCTCCATGGGATTTTCCCTGGCTTTGGTTTGCCCGTTGACCATCAAGAAGTCCATAGGCTTGCAACGAGGCAAAAATGACCGCATTGACGCCAAAAGAATAGCGAACTATGCGGTATTACACTATCGAAAACTGGAGTTATACAAATTGCCTGACAAAGACTTGGTGAGACTGCGGGGATGGATTATTATACGTGACAATTTGGTCAAGCAAAAAGTATCAAGCATAAAGTTATTGGAAACATTCTCCTGGATGGCTAAGTTGGCTGATGTGACAGAATCCATTTCTTTTTTGGAAGAGCAGCTCAAGTCGATAAAAGAAAGAATCCTGGAGGTGGAAGAGGATATGGAGCAACTAATAGCCGCCAGTACATCGCTTTACACAAACTACTTGCTATTAAGAAGTATAAAAGGAATAGGAATTATCAATGCCATTGTATTACTGTGTGTTACTGACAATTTTCAAAGATTTGACAACCCGAGGAAATTTGCCTGCTATTGTGGGGTCGCCCCATTTGAACATACTTCAGGTATTTCCATACGGGGAAAAACGCAGACTTCTTCATTGGCTAACAAAGAAGTAAAAGTATACCTTACCCGGGCAGCTATTACTGCCATCTCTTGGGATCCGCAGATGAAAGCATACTATAAAAGGAAAATAGCAGAGGGGAAACATAAAGCATCTGTAATCAATGCTGTAAGAGCCAAAATCATAGCAAGGTCTTTTGCTGTGATACGAAGGCAGACTCCATTTGTAACATTAGCCGTATAA
- a CDS encoding thioredoxin family protein: MKRHFWAFMAIVCLLAVQNTQGQQMVPAQKISATPAAGAQMTLAQADGIAFRELSFPEALKRAEVEDKLLFVDCFTTWCGPCKRLSKVVFKDSLVADYFNRHFVNLKMDMEKGEGVELRKKYGVHAYPTLLFINSSGEVVYRLVGAEDAPELLKKVKLGVESGGLSGLKKRYEAGDRDLAFICGYINALSAANREQEAGKVAADFLQGSEQKMLEDEDYFLVFYYYVHDVNSSAFQYAVNHKKEITDKFPRQAASLDRRLLEDWIAGSYAYLKVDESNHCTFDEQGLDAYVAKMKQMNVAEADMIGESLRLSRDGIMKQWDSFVKRGDKILASHTILGDEGHLLQWVNWLNKECADMSLREKAAQWCDKACEELIKKNEEIKKNLPPGAIPAISMVDHKGQLLQVAEKLRKLMQQS, encoded by the coding sequence ATGAAACGACATTTTTGGGCATTCATGGCAATAGTATGCCTGTTAGCCGTCCAGAACACACAAGGACAACAAATGGTTCCTGCACAGAAAATCTCCGCAACACCTGCCGCCGGCGCACAAATGACTCTTGCGCAAGCTGATGGGATTGCTTTTCGTGAACTTTCTTTTCCGGAGGCTTTAAAAAGAGCGGAGGTGGAAGACAAACTTCTTTTTGTCGACTGCTTCACGACTTGGTGCGGTCCTTGCAAGAGGTTATCCAAAGTGGTTTTTAAAGATTCCTTGGTTGCCGATTATTTTAACCGTCATTTTGTGAATCTGAAGATGGACATGGAGAAAGGTGAAGGAGTGGAACTCAGAAAGAAATATGGGGTACACGCATATCCTACCCTTCTTTTCATTAATTCAAGCGGTGAGGTCGTATACCGACTGGTAGGTGCTGAGGATGCTCCTGAATTGCTGAAGAAAGTGAAACTGGGTGTAGAGTCCGGTGGACTTTCGGGACTTAAGAAACGTTATGAAGCTGGTGACCGTGATTTGGCTTTTATCTGCGGATATATCAATGCGCTTTCTGCTGCCAACCGTGAACAGGAGGCAGGAAAGGTGGCAGCTGATTTCTTGCAGGGAAGTGAGCAGAAAATGCTGGAAGATGAAGATTACTTCTTGGTATTCTATTACTATGTGCATGATGTCAACTCTTCCGCATTTCAGTATGCGGTAAACCATAAGAAAGAAATTACTGATAAATTTCCCCGTCAGGCCGCTTCTCTCGACCGCAGACTGCTCGAAGACTGGATAGCCGGTTCATATGCCTACCTGAAAGTGGACGAGTCCAATCACTGTACATTTGATGAGCAGGGACTGGATGCCTACGTGGCGAAGATGAAACAGATGAATGTGGCGGAAGCTGACATGATAGGCGAGAGTCTGCGCCTCAGCAGAGACGGTATAATGAAGCAATGGGATTCATTTGTGAAACGTGGCGATAAGATACTTGCTTCGCACACCATTTTGGGTGACGAAGGGCATTTATTGCAATGGGTGAACTGGCTCAATAAGGAATGTGCAGATATGTCATTGCGTGAGAAAGCTGCTCAGTGGTGTGATAAAGCCTGCGAAGAATTGATAAAGAAGAATGAGGAGATCAAAAAGAACTTGCCTCCCGGAGCTATTCCGGCCATCTCCATGGTAGACCATAAAGGGCAGTTACTACAAGTGGCAGAGAAGCTGAGAAAACTGATGCAACAAAGTTGA
- a CDS encoding DUF5119 domain-containing protein codes for MQDTRYILLVLLSSLLMLTGCSRRELLDDYPVSGVDIKLDWNGVTDKLPEGVRVIFYPKSAEGRKIDTYLSVRGGKVKVPPGRYSVVAYNYDTETVQIRGEEAYETIEAFTGYCNGLGIAGTEKMVWGPDPLYVVQIDDLHIANSEEELLLDWKPKLVVKTYFFKIKVEGLEYVSSIVGSVEGMAGCYCLGRCCGMMCDAPIYFEAQGRSGEVTGSFTAFGMPEAAISRAGDKIKLTLAFIKVDKTVQKAEIDITEVVTNSESGGSGGGNVDEPPTEIELPLDEKVKVEKPTTNPDGGGGGIGGDVGDWGDEDEVVLPVE; via the coding sequence ATGCAAGATACAAGATACATACTTCTTGTGCTTCTGTCCTCGCTGCTGATGCTGACCGGATGTAGCCGTCGCGAACTATTGGATGATTATCCCGTAAGCGGGGTAGATATAAAGTTAGATTGGAACGGTGTTACCGATAAGTTGCCGGAAGGGGTTCGGGTGATTTTTTATCCGAAGAGTGCGGAAGGCAGAAAGATTGATACATACCTTTCAGTAAGAGGTGGAAAAGTAAAGGTGCCGCCGGGGCGTTACTCGGTAGTGGCTTACAACTACGACACTGAAACGGTGCAGATCAGAGGAGAGGAAGCCTATGAGACGATTGAAGCATTTACAGGCTATTGCAATGGTCTGGGAATAGCGGGAACGGAGAAAATGGTATGGGGACCTGATCCCTTATACGTAGTGCAGATCGATGATTTACATATAGCGAACAGTGAAGAAGAGCTTCTACTGGATTGGAAACCGAAATTAGTGGTAAAGACCTATTTTTTCAAGATCAAGGTGGAAGGACTGGAATATGTTTCTTCAATTGTAGGCAGTGTGGAAGGTATGGCGGGTTGTTACTGTTTGGGCAGATGTTGCGGGATGATGTGCGATGCTCCTATTTACTTTGAGGCGCAAGGGCGTTCGGGTGAAGTAACGGGTAGTTTTACTGCTTTTGGAATGCCGGAGGCCGCGATAAGCCGGGCAGGTGACAAGATAAAGCTGACACTGGCTTTTATTAAAGTAGATAAAACCGTGCAGAAAGCGGAGATTGATATAACGGAGGTGGTTACTAATTCTGAGAGTGGAGGTAGTGGAGGAGGAAATGTTGATGAACCTCCCACGGAAATAGAGTTGCCACTTGATGAAAAGGTTAAGGTTGAGAAGCCGACTACTAATCCGGATGGCGGAGGTGGTGGTATTGGTGGAGATGTTGGTGATTGGGGCGATGAGGATGAAGTGGTTCTGCCTGTTGAGTGA
- a CDS encoding sulfatase — MRTKRAFKEFCVLGGLASSVCGVAQERPNIIVFLVDDMGLMDTSVPFIADESGQPVRHPLNDWYHTPNMERLAKQGICFSTFYAQSVSSPSRASIMTGQNATRHGVTNWINAESNNRNPFGPPQWNWKGLRKDMPTMPRVLQQAGYKTIHVGKAHFGCMGSEGENPLNIGFDVNIAGSGIGHPGSYYGEWGYGHIKGQKIRAVPDLEKYHGTDTFLSEALTIEANREITKAVEEKRPFYLNMAHYAVHSPFQADKRFLSRYTDPDKNEQARAFATLIEGMDKSLGDIMDQLEKLGIAENTLILFLGDNGGDAPLGDERGYGSSAPLRGKKGTEFEGGMRVPFIAAWAKPEKKSKVQKNLPIEVGSMQTQLGTIMDIYPTVLSVAGCEVPQNYVIDGFDLKKQLSGKVDKKRPESFLMHFPHAHRGSYFTTYRMGDWKLIYYYLPETPKQPKALLYNLKDDPEERNELSAAHPDQCREMIREMSARLEKEGALYPVDKQGNELKPFVYF; from the coding sequence ATGAGAACAAAACGAGCTTTTAAGGAATTTTGTGTATTGGGTGGTTTGGCATCTTCCGTTTGCGGGGTGGCTCAGGAACGCCCGAATATTATTGTCTTCCTTGTAGATGACATGGGACTTATGGATACGTCGGTTCCTTTTATCGCAGATGAGAGTGGTCAGCCGGTGCGTCATCCGCTGAATGACTGGTATCATACTCCGAATATGGAGAGACTGGCTAAACAGGGTATTTGTTTCTCTACTTTTTACGCACAGAGCGTGAGTTCCCCTTCCAGAGCTTCCATCATGACCGGACAGAATGCGACCAGGCATGGAGTCACTAACTGGATTAATGCTGAGAGCAACAACCGGAATCCTTTCGGACCGCCCCAATGGAACTGGAAAGGTCTCAGAAAAGATATGCCTACCATGCCGAGAGTCCTGCAACAAGCCGGATATAAAACCATTCATGTAGGAAAAGCACATTTCGGCTGTATGGGAAGCGAAGGAGAGAATCCGCTGAATATCGGCTTTGATGTAAATATCGCAGGTTCCGGCATTGGACATCCCGGCAGCTATTATGGCGAATGGGGATACGGGCATATCAAGGGACAGAAGATTAGAGCAGTTCCTGACCTGGAGAAATATCACGGTACAGATACCTTCCTGAGTGAAGCGCTGACTATAGAAGCGAATCGGGAGATCACCAAAGCCGTAGAAGAAAAACGACCTTTCTATCTGAATATGGCCCATTACGCAGTTCATTCACCTTTCCAGGCAGACAAACGTTTCTTGTCACGCTACACCGACCCGGATAAGAACGAGCAGGCAAGAGCTTTTGCTACATTGATAGAAGGCATGGATAAATCATTAGGCGACATCATGGACCAACTCGAAAAGCTGGGAATTGCCGAAAATACGCTGATTCTCTTTTTAGGAGATAACGGTGGTGATGCTCCATTGGGAGATGAACGTGGCTATGGTTCTTCCGCTCCGCTGAGAGGTAAAAAGGGGACGGAGTTTGAAGGTGGTATGCGTGTTCCTTTCATCGCAGCTTGGGCCAAGCCTGAGAAGAAGAGCAAAGTACAGAAGAACTTGCCTATTGAAGTAGGAAGTATGCAGACACAGTTGGGCACAATCATGGATATCTATCCGACTGTTCTGTCTGTGGCAGGATGCGAAGTTCCCCAAAACTACGTGATAGACGGATTCGATCTGAAAAAGCAACTGAGCGGTAAGGTGGACAAGAAGCGTCCCGAGTCTTTCCTGATGCACTTCCCTCACGCACACCGCGGCAGCTACTTCACCACCTATCGCATGGGCGACTGGAAACTGATTTATTATTATCTTCCCGAGACTCCGAAACAACCCAAAGCCTTGCTTTACAATCTGAAAGACGATCCGGAAGAAAGGAATGAGCTGTCTGCCGCACATCCGGATCAATGCAGAGAGATGATTCGGGAAATGTCCGCCCGGCTAGAAAAGGAAGGAGCTCTTTATCCGGTGGATAAACAAGGAAATGAGTTGAAGCCTTTTGTTTACTTTTAA